Within Anopheles ziemanni chromosome 2, idAnoZiCoDA_A2_x.2, whole genome shotgun sequence, the genomic segment tatttcatttatcgTAAGGCAACTCTTATGAAATTTTTCTTCACACTTCTGAATTTTCACCCAGTGGTATAGTCTTCTCCGAGATCTTCTCCCGTGTTTAATGTGAAGCGACATGTTTCACATGCACTTCAATCACTTCTTTTCTGCGTACGCAATAGtaacttttaatgttttgattaTAGATTGTTTGCCTTGTATCGACACTATTTAAACTCTTGCCCGTATGTACTAGAGCAGCACGGATTGGTTTAAGTGTAGAAGTTGaacttttgcttcttttaACCCTACAATAACTGGCGTgaagtttgtttgctttgcattTACTTTCATGAGGGCGTAAATTAATGAATTGCAGAAACCAaccaataaataattaaataaatcaaataaacacacactaTGAAATGAGCCTCTTTTGAACGAATCAATatgaacataaacaaatttaacttGTCCTCTAGTGGATCCATCCAGACTATGGaggtaaaaatatttttgtgaaATGGATTGCCAAATGTCTAAAATGATGACACGATTGAAAATGGTATCCACTTTATGTTCAAAAAGCTTTCTCCCGAACATGATGCAACGTAATTTGTGaatttgaatgataaaaagcatttaaattttgtaaattaaacCACCCAGCGTGCATTATGAAACTTATCATGTGTGCACTTACCGCGAATGCTGCATTTTAGTGTATGCTTCAAGGAGAAATGTATGATCGATTTTACGGTGATGTTCTTTTAAGGATATCAGCGATCCATTTTAAGTGTAcgattgaatgaaaaaattaccAAAAATATATATCCCATTCATACGAATGCTATCATAGGATATCAGCAGCATTGCTGCtacaattattttaattcgTTCGTACATAACTATGTGTTCAAGAAATAAAGAACTTAAAAACTAAATGAAACAGTAATCGGAAAATAGCATCAATGAATAAATACATTAAATatgtgaaaatataaaaatacacGAATGATTGCAAATGCCattgaaacacttttggacaaaacaaaacctaatTACGAAGACAatggataaaaataaagataaacaaCAGTGAAAATGAACGTTCCCAGGCACAAAATAGTTGAAATCATGGGATGTTCCGATTCACGGCGTTGCTCAGAAACCTCATGAAAGCAGTGGGGGTCACCGGTTGTGTCTCCCGCTTTCTTTTCATCGCCTTTATATTCCTCGGTTGTAGCAAGCTCTTCCggtgattgttgttgttttgcggACACCGATATCTCACTGTTCAGTATCTTCCGTCCACCCGATGCTGCGTTTTCAAAAAACTCTATTCGCTTCGTAACAACCTTCTGCCGTCCTGCGTTGGTTTCTTCCTCTTCGTCCGTTTGTGTGATGTTGAAGTTTTCGTTTCCTCCGTCTACCGCCTTAGCGCCAGTGAGCGGCTGCTCGGTGGTTGGTGTGTCCAGGTCGTTGGATGAAACAGTAGCACCCATGTCGGGGAACATCCCACCCACGATCGGTTGGGCGTTGGTGGGAGTGAACGCATCGCAACCCTCTTCCGCTTCGTTTTCCATGCCATTCGGACAATCGTCGTCGCACGATGTAAGGCTCGTTTCGGAATCTTCATACTCCCGCAGTTCGCCATCGTCCGTGCGACAGCGGAATTTACCAATGTCGCTATCGTACTCGCATTCTTCGATAATTTCGTTCAAATTCGATTGCATATCCCCGGCAGCACCACCGGTTCGCTGACTCCGGCGATTGCTACGGGACGAGGGAAATTTCCGCTTCCTTCCGCCGTTGGGCTTCGACGAGTCGCATTTGCGGAGATCCAACGTTACCGGAACGTTGCGACGATCCTCAACGATTTGCCCTGTAAAGGACACCTGTGAAGAACCATGCATTGCTACTGAGGTAAGGAGCCCGGGCTGTGCTTGAGCGGCCGCTAGGTCACAATCAAAACTTTTCTCTGGGACTGTTGagctgttggtgttggttgCAGCAGCCGGTGGTATGGCGCACACGGGCACCAGTGGCCCAATCgtgggcggtggtggtggcggtggtgatcGGGGACGTCGCAGTAAGCCGATGGCCGATAAACCCGGACCAATACCGGGTGCGGCCGCCACCGCCGTAGAGGTCGTCGAAACGCTCAACAAGGCCGCTATCGTGCGATACATCGCTAACGGGTTTGGCGGTCGTAGGGCCACACTTGAACCCTGCCCTCCCCGTCCTTCCTCTTCATCGTCCGCTGCCCTTGTGCCACTCGCTTCCAACGATGTCAACGTGGGTTCGGCCGTGGTTGATGGAACGATGTCCTGACAGGAGCAAATCAACTCCTGCAACCAACACCAATAGCAACAGgatagagagagaagaaaGTTAGTGCGCGTTGACGCCTGTTCTGCTGTTTTGTTTAGGGCTAGTGCCTAGTTCTAATGCTAATGTTGCTGCTCATTGCTGAACGCAGCCGATCCAGAGGCAGCAACTTGTCAAATGTTTTCCGCACATATTGCCTTCGGCGCGCTTTCTTCACTAGTCCAGCCCTCTTTCGTTACCACTATTTACAACTATATTATTTACAAAGAAAGCTAACTCAAAGAGCATTATGCTTACGCAACATATTTAGCGCGTTTTTGTCATTTAACAAGCAGTGTATAATCATAATCTTTCTCTATCATTTTTTCCAGCACAGAATGATGACTACGAAAGGATACCCGATATAAGTAGGATTATGCTCGGAAAGGATCTGGTTCATTTCCCTTTGTTTAATCGTAGCTACATAATACGAGTGTATAGTGAGAGACATGTTTTCTTATCCTCCACAGGATATGTATATGAGTTCTTGAATAAGTATGATGAAAAAGTAgaagtaataatttttaagGAACCATTTCTTATATTACTTGTTAAGTGTTAACATGAATCTTCTTCGTTTAGATCGACATAAATAGTGCCTATTTAGCGTGCGCCCAGTTATTTAAAGGTGAATTGCGACATAGTTTCGTTGGTGCATTTGAAGcgtgtttaaatttttaataacactttttaattcaataatCGTTGGATTCTTAAACAAGAACATAACAAAGGAAAGTCCTAAATCAGTGGTTTATGTATACGTCTTGTAAAAATAGGAATTTTGATTGCCCACAACGAACAATGTAGAAAGTAAAGGATcttaaaaaatgtgaaacgTAGCgaatttttttattcgtttcaaCGAGGGTTCTGCAAAAAACAGTTATCACTTTCCGTCTATTTAATTCAGGACTTCCCTTAAAAAAAGGTTGGCAAAGTATAGGGTCGCCAAGAAACCATTCTTTAAAGCTCTTTCAATAACTTCAATTGCAACCAattcaaagtaaaaaaaacgaaaaagataaCAGCTACTGTAATcagttttcaatttctttcttGCATTCAGATTCTAAAATGTATACGATAAGAATATTGCCAATTAGTTGTGAGCAACGCTATGGAATTAACTATTTAGCTTGCAAAACATTATAACGCACATAAACAAACGTCTAAGTGTCGAGAgacaaaatttaaacaatcaTAAGATGAGGCGCCATTAGCCAGAacggaaaaagggaagaaaagatAGCTATGAAATATTCAATACATTACAAAACCAGGCAGAACAGAAGTATGACAGCCTTTGAACCAATCAACCAACAGCCCGTAGAATAAAAACCACCCAACTAGGAAACATAGGAAACTGAAGTTGAGTAGTGTTACAAAAGGATCGTTTAAAATCATGTTGATCATGGTTTTTGGAAAGAGGACATACTGTGCGATTGGAAAATGTGAAGAAGAAACCCACCTCATCAACGCCGATCCTGCGACATGCATCGAGAAAATAGTCCACATTCCTTCGACATCGCGCCATCGTTAGCTTGGGCTGTTGTGTGACAAGACAAAAAACTCATTGCAGTATGGTTCTCGAATTATACAAAACTTTTACTCTCTGTTACTTACCACCGCAGACGATGGAACGTGGATGCTGCCGACCGAGCGGGGTCGCACGTGGTTTGCGAGGTGACACAATACAACACCGTCCATCAGGGCCGGCGCAATATCCTCGGGGAGTGACATTTTGAGGCGTGTTTCGATGATTTGCCGCAACTGTTCGATCAGTTCCgtttcttccttttgcttGTCAAACTCACGGCGCATTGTAAAGCTTAGCTTTTCCGTGGGTACGTCCCGGTTCCAGGAGACAGTCCTaaagcgataaaaaaaattacgatAATATTAAtattcaaacaaacacacccacaaTGTTCGTTCTACAATTATTTACTTATTCGTTTTCTGTCCAGGTTTAGCGTTATTGACGTATCCCACGGTTGCAGTTAACGGCTTCTGGCCAGCTTGCACCGGTGAAGTTAATCCCCCGCCATTCGGTGCAGTTGGTTTCGGTATTGACGAGGGAGGGACATTGTTGTGGGTAAGAATTCCGCTTGTCGTTTTGCACGGACTGTTCGGTTTGACGTAGGCATATTCCTCGCTGCCCGCACGACTGCCGGCTCCCGCCAGCGATGACGTCTTTCCCGATCCATTCGCTAGTGGAATTTTTCCCTGCGTACCATTACTCCCGGCCACGGAACTGGAGCCGGCACTGAACGACGGATGGTGATTGCCATTCAGATGGGTTGGCGATGGCTGTTGGCTTTGGTGTGTCGAGCTAATGTTCCGCGACGGAATGACCTTCTGCACGGGACGTTTGTTGGGtgtgccgccgccgccgctggcCCCTTCTTCGTGTGCCGACCCTTGGCCACCGTTGCGGTTAGGAGAGAGAAGCGGACTGGAGTGATTGGCACCGCCCGCCGTGTGGGTACCGTTTGCGTTGATTTGGTTCATTTTTTGCACACTCCCGGCGTGATGCGGCGAAACGGGAGAActttggctgctgctgctgtacaCGGATGAGGACGAGATGGACTTGGTGTATGGCGAAACGTTGCTCACCGGTGAGTCGGTTGCCGAGCCGCCGCTGTCCGGTGTTAGCGGTTGATCCTTGCTCCGGTACACCGAGTCCAGGTTGCGCTGCTGCCGCAGGGCCTCTTTGTACTCGCGGTACGTCTGGTAGTTGGAGAGTGCGCGCGCCTTGTCGTCTGCCTTTGTGCCATCAGGTGTGATCAGGTCTCCCTCGGGAGAAATATCGTTGCTACGATGGAAAGAGAATATTATGTTACTAAAACTGTCCGTATCCTTACATAGCTTTATAACCCCATACCTATTGTTGTTCGACAGCTGCTTCCGATCCTGATGTTGCTCCTGCTGAGCATTCTTCCTGAACTCTTCctcccaacacaccacaccaccggcACCTTCCGCTATGGCATCGTTCAAGCCACCACCGGCTGAATTGTGAGCCGCTAGAGAAACCTGCTGTCCACCTGAGGGCAGAGTAGAGGCAGTATTATGGTTACTCCCGATGCCACGCGGCAGTGTCGTGAAACCAGAGTGCAAGGGAATGGGGGACCATTTGGGCGATGAGGTGCTTGGTAGGTGTTGTGCATCTTCCTCGTGCATCCATCGCTTACCCTCGAACCCACCGTCGCTGGTGCAGTAGCCGGAGTCAACGTGGGCGCGTCGATTCCGCTGGTGAGTGTCCAGCAGCGAGTTGCCACTGTTCTTCCCAGCCAGCGCGGTCCGACGCAACGTGGCGTGCCCGTCCAGGCCGGTTTTGGTTTTCTCTTCCCGTGCCGCCACCGTTTCGAGATACTTGAAAACATGCACCAGTCCACGTACGCAAAGCTATGGGAAAGGATGAAAAATCACAATTATAATGTTGTCTTGACCATGATAGAAAGATAATCTGATTGCAGCACAACTTACACTGGCCGGCGGAGAAGTGAGCGGATTGTTGCACAGTTCCAAGTCCACCAGCGAGCTCATCTGCCGAAGTTCGACCGGCAGTGTGGCAATCTTGTTGCTACTGATGTCCAGAAATGCCAGCTGCAGGCAGGTGAGATCACGAGGCAAGTAGACGAGCTGATTGCTGCGCAGATTCAGCGAACGCAGACTGCGAAGATCGCCCATCCGGGCCGGAAGATGCGTTATTTGGTTGCACGCCGCATCCAGCTCGGTTAGCTTGTCCATCCGACCGAGCTCATCGGGTAGTGTCGCCAGCCGATTGTTGGACACCAGTAGGACCTGCAGAGGTAGGGTGCAGATTTCGCGCGGTAGCGCGGAAAGTTGGTTGTTTCTGGAAGGTGGGGGGAATAGAATAAACATATTGCATTCATTAGCATACGATGGTTAAGTTAATCACAACTGCAACGCCATCGGAAATTCCCATAACGATCTATGTTCGAAAACAATAAGTTCGATTCATTAACCCCAAGTTGTTTGCCCCAGTTACCTACCTTAAGTCTAAGTACGTAAGCGAGTGTAGGCCGCGGATTGTTTCCGGAACCGAGCGGATGGTGTTGTGGTAGACCAACAGGCGCTCGAGAAACGCTAGACATGTGATGTCGTCTGGAAGCTCACAAAATCGATTGCGGGAGAGATCTGGAAGTAATAATGGAGAGATTTGGTTTCATTAGACATGTTATATAGCTAGAGGGTAACATAAAGATAACCAGGTTGAACATAGTTACAGACAAAGTGAAGGTTCATCAAGTTCAAAAAGGTCTCTTCTCCCAAATACATGAATCACCAATCATCACAAATCGATAATAAATTTATcagcaataaaaatattctttcGTAAGACAATTTGGCTTGCAAGCGGTTCCCTATTTGAACGTTTGGCTCCAGAATACCCAAAACGATTGATATGACCTTCCAACCTGGTATATATCGCGACGTTACTGGGCAATAGATCCAATTATCTGCACCATCGCACTTCCACTAGCAACAAAGTAGAACGAATGCGGGACAATCACTGGACAATGGGCACAAGAACCATATCCTGGACTGAGATTTTGGGTATTCAAATGCCGATAACATAAGCCGATCCAGAGCAGCCAAAGTTGTGGTGAGGATCGTCGGATGTCGGGATCTGCTACATGCAATatgtttatgatttatgattccGGTTTTAGTTATTTCAATGCTTCATAAAGACATACAACATCCATAAAACTTAGTGCAcgtatttttatgttattacTATGAATGGGAATTCGTTTTCCTTGAATTTTCAAGTGTACTTGACATTTCTGTAGTAAAGTGTCTGGATTACATCCTATGCATAGtagtttacattttcatttgactGTGTTATTCAACTGTCATAATAACACATTGATCGTACTTATCGGCATGGCGATGATCGTAGATCATCCCTTCAGTCCATGATGCATCAACACTGACAGCATACGAAGGAGGAAAgattaaaaacaacataaacgtGTAGGACCGACACACCACCACTATGATATGGATGCAATTTCTCTCGGATGGTGAATGCATTTCTCTCCCAGTTAAAACTTACAGCATGATGCAGTTCTCCCTTACCTCACCACCTGGCCTTGCTTCCTGTCCCCTTCGTTGCCATCGCTCGAAACAGGTTTTATACatcgttttccctttcacACGCGACCGACAGCATAATGTTGCTCCCATCGTCACCGTTCTAGCGGCTACCCCCCTCCTCTCCGTTCTCTCACACCCGGCCGACACAGATGAGCGGGCACAGCATCACGCACACAGGCGCACGGAAAACATGAACGAAGCCCGTAACCCTCGGTTCAAGGGTTCCCGTCCCAATCCGCGCCGTCGCCGTCGCGCATATGTTGTCCCCCGGGCCGTTTGCTATGTTCTTGGTTCTTTCCCGCTGTGACACACCACAGTccggcacacacacaacaaacgTCGACGGCGGCGTGTTGTGTGCGTACAAACCGAGGGAGACCATTCACCGTCTCGCCACGGTACTACACTCTTCCTCCGGATCACCGAAGACGGCGGTCTCGCGCGTTCACCGCAAACAACGGCAAACGGTACGACGACGGATGAAAATGGTATTGGTGCTCACAAGCCGGGCGACAGTCACCGTGGATTCCACACTCCGGGGTTAGCATGCGTCGTCTTCTCGGTCGTATCGCGGGCTCTACTAAAAAATCCTCGTTCCAAGCTCGCGGATTCGTgcctcaacaacaacaacgtccTCCATTTGTTGAGTGTGTGCTATTCTAAGTGCAATCTCGTGAAATAACAACTTCCGGCCATCGTCTACTAGAAACGCGTCCCTCATCGTCGCCAAGGTATTGTGTGGATGGAGAACATTTCGCTACGAGCTTCGCGGACGTGATCGCCATATTCCGGGCCCTTAGCTGCAGGAGGTTCGCAAAACGGAAACGGCCTCTGCATACCAATGTGACTTCCTGCGACATCCCACACCGTGCAAATGCAAACGGTTCCATCGagtggtgtgcgtgtgtgtgtttccattCGTCGTGCAGTTAAAAAATAGCATTCCTTCCGCGGATCTACAAATAAAGTTCTACAACCAATCCTCCTACCACCTAAAACaagacgaagaaaacaaaataatctgAGGGGTGCCGTAAACGGaactgtgtgtgcgcgcgcatGAGTGTGCTGAGGATCGATAGCCGAGGgtgattattattttaaaagggaaaattgCAACCAGGAATCCAACATCCAAAGCGATTGTGTCAGCATCTTCTCGCGATCGGTACGCGACGAAGCAAGATCAACACTTCGTCGGCACGGGCAACATAAACAACATCATCAAACCACCACGGGATATGGCGTAcaggcggcagcagcagcattatcTCTTCCTTTTGGGAGGATGTGAGTATTTGTTTTTAcctgaaggtttttttttcttagctTCTACCCTTGGCTTCTCGAACTTGTAGAAACAAGCCGTTCTTCTTCTCGCTGTGATAAGACTCACCGTCTACAGGTATACATAAGTTTCCTCCTCACCATTCGTGCCCCCTGGGAAACCCAGATATCCCACCATTAGGACTGAAGAGACGACGACGAGCGTTTGTGTTGGTTCCCACCTTCGGTTGAGATCAGCATTTTTCTCAGGCATTTTTTGATACCTTTTCTTCAATTCCTTCGTCTCACTTGACTTGCTTCGACGCGGACGGACGGAAGGTGCTGGGAGAGCTAGGTGTTGTATATCGTGCACAAGATTATGATCCTTTGTTTGACCCCGCTCGTCCGAGACGCTGCACTGGCGTTTGAATCATCGACGCGCATGAAGAAGATCGCGAGAAGATTCCGAGGATACAACCTTCCTTCCCCTTTGCGACGCCTTGTGGTTCGTTCAAGCGAAGAAAACCTGTTTCTCTACATTTCTGTTCTTCTCCGGTTTCTCCTTTCCGCATGCCGTTCAATCTACCGCCGGCCTTCAGTGACCCTCGTGCTCGGAACGCTCGCTGGTATTGGTGCGGCCGCCGCAGGAGTCGGTGGGAGTGcgggtggcggcggtggtgttggtggcggTGCTCGAGGATCAGGTCTCTACAACTATGGCTCGTACGGGGGAGCAGGGACGGGTCAGTCCAGCGGCCTTGGAATGCGTCGCGGAGCCGGCGCTTATGGACCTCCGATTGGCCTTGGAAATCCGCACGACGGGTCGCGATACCTCCTGCCCGGCCAGGGTGGCCCGATGTCCGGATCGTCGGTGGCACCGGGCGGCACGCCAGGCTCTGGCCCGTCCGGCAAGTCCGGGCGTCTGTCGGCCTGGGGCATCATCACGATCGTCACGTTCGTCATCCTGATCGGAGCCGGCGCGTACTGGGGATTCATCTGCTACCCGTTCTTCTGCAAGAAGGAACGCAACTACAACATGATGATGAACATGTCgtccgccaccaccgccaccccgTCCACCCGGTCGACCGAGTTCGAGAAGCTGGACCACTGCTGCTCCAAGTCGACCACCTCCACCCGGAGCAACGATACGGGCATCAGCAACATCTAAGGAGACATAAAATAACCCCCCTCCATGGGGATCGTGGATGGCCGTCGATCGACCAGCCgaaaagtgcttggaaacgATCGATCTTGACCTTCGTGTGAACAACTTGGCATTAATCAAACGGTCGGGAGCCGAGAAGACAAACACATTATGCTTGCCCCCAAAACCATACACAAAACTTCGAAAACGACCGCCGTGTTTCATTCCTAGACTCAAAAGCATTTCTTTTGAATGACTGATTTTTATCTACtgcaataaaattttctacttTCTCCGTGTGGCAAATTAGTGATGCATTTATCCGCGTAAGACGGAGCAGAGGAGGACGTTCTGctcccccccttttttttagAGAGACAAGTGATAGTATGCGAGATAGGTATAGGATTTGCTGGATGCATTCGATAGCAGATTAGATAGATATCAAGTATTAACTACGTAGTAAgaatttgtaataaaaaaaatggaataaatagagaacaaatattttcatgcCCTTTTTTTACTGGggaaaaacacgaaacaacaagatttaaaaaaggaaagaacaaCCGTGATAAGGCGGatataaaaaatcattaaaactatgtgaaagaaaattaaatttttctagGAAATTAAGTGCAATATAACAACTGAATGAACGTTGAAGTAGAAAACCATTGTGATTCAAATCTCTTTGAGCATTCACACTTTTCAAGTCTTCAAGGGACTGTGAAAGAGTGGAAGAAAGCACTCTACTTTCTGGTCAAAGCGCATGTGGCACAAAAAAGTGACCAGATAACTTGTTTACGGTGTGAACAACGGATCACCTCCCGAATGAGGGGAACACTTCTTGCTGCCAGTGTTAATGTCTGCTCTATTTAGGCTGACGCTACACCACATTTGACACCCTTACCCCATTTGCGACAGCATTGCCATGAGTTTCGCAACTCTAATCCCCTTCCCTGGCGGGTTTTTTCGGCCCTCAGGGGATAAATCCATACCACCACCTTCCCATGGACCAATTCCGCCGGATGCAGCTGTTGCTGCAGGAAGTTCGTTCGCACCGCGATTTAAATCCCGCAAAACCCACATAATTTGTCATTGAATGTAAATTGGCCTCGGcaccgtatgtgtgtgtgtgtccgttcCTGTTTTATGCGATTCCATGGCGTTCCATTTGAGTCGCGTTTGTGCAACAATAAAACGCGAATTTCACCACGCAGACGCAGACGCCGACTGTGACAATGGGCACACCGGAGGAAAGTGACATACGGTCGGATGTCGTAGGatgttggttggttgatgaTCGTATCTGAGGATCGGCTCATCCCACGCGACCGATTCGAGCGGACTGACAATGGCGTTCTATTCTCTGcggtatgttttatttaatgccAGACGCATTTGTATGCAGCAGTTAACGGTGTCACGGTTTTGCAACACACGACGGATTTAAGATCGTTGTTTTATCTTCGAGATTGACGTGGTTTATGGAATGTCTGCAACTGGAGGCAATCACCGTTCCATTTCTGATCAATCATCCTACATTAAATATGTCACAAGAGAGATCCGAAACAATGACACATGTAATTTATAATACGACAAATATAATACAATTTTTGTCTACGGATGCTGTCTCCATAAAAATTGTATCAAAAACATGAATTCATTAGTTTAAACCTTTAGATCAAGAGGATTTCCTTCCAAACTTCAAAATTGTATATAAAACGTCCtaacaaaccaaacataaatataacagagaggaaaaataaaatgaaacaattcaCCTCTACTGCGGCTGTCGCTGGAAACATTTGTCCacatttttctcttcgttcTTGTTTCGCGCTTAGGGATTAGGGTGCAACCAATATGAGGCTCCCGACGGAAAGATAGGGTGGGTCAAGTTcaagaaaatgatttttattccTCGAAATCGAAAAACGTGCTCCCATCCCGTCCGTGGTGTTTGCTTTCGGAGCGAAATAAGACGAAAACGGGAAGAAACCTCCTTCGGCAGAAAGGGCAAACTTTGTGCCCTCGGGAAAGAAGCAATGATAGGCCCGCAGGTTCATGGCACCATGCCACATGGCACATGGCTTTGCGCTCTTTGAGCAACGTTGGCCAACCCTCTCTATGCGGTGTGGGCTACACAAACGTCGCCCCGTTTTAACCTTCGGAGGGTTGCGGACGGTTTATTCGGCCAACATCAACATCCACACACATCATCCGCAACCCTTGAATCCACCCAATAGAATAATTTCGCCATTCGGAAATGGGGGAGAGGGTAGGCAAGTGCCGTTTCTACCATTCCAGAGTAATCAAGTGCACTGCGACGGCGATAAATAGGCGAAAATGTGCACCAAACAACACAGTCTGCTGCCGACAGGCCCGTTTTCCGGAGGGTCGGTCGGTGGCGATGGGATATTTATGATAGGGAGAAAACGAACCACCGGAAGGTTTGTCTATTCCCTAGCAGGACACTTGTTAAATTCAGGGCCGGTGCGTTCGCTTCGCATGAGCTGGCAACTGCTGCGTCGGAAACAGCTTTAATTAACGGCGATTGCAGCATTGTTGCGTTCCCGGTTTTACCCTTGAAATAGATGGTTAAATATATTCAATTTGTTTCCTCCCCTTCAACTAGTTTAAAATAATAGCATGGCATGAAAAAACTCTCACGTAGCTATCACGATTAAAACATGTTTCGAAACTGTACGATTGTAGCAAAGGTCAACTAAATAACTCGTTCAATCTCATCCTTCACATGCAATCTTATGCTCGGTTGTATTCAAATGAGAAcgattaaattttcacaactGTTTTCACTTGAGGATGTGtcgattttcattttcatcttaTTACATAATTTATCAGGTACGTCATATGCAGCCAACACCGTGTGGAAACTAATCTCGTAAACGGGTGTAATTATTTATATCGTACCCACTTACTCAAAGGGGAGGATTCCGATGGGTGAGAAGAAAGGAAAGATAGCTTGGACATGCAGCTTCGATGCATATTATGCATTCATGATCACTTTGCATGCTAGGCATAATTAATTCATACGCTATTACCTCAGTATCCTCTCGCAAAATAGTACAAGAAGATCTTCTTGTCTACCAGAGGTTTTAAAGGCGAATCAAAAGTGGTTATCAACTGTTGcgtcaaaagaaaagaattaaaagTGTAGTAACTTTTTTATGTGCAACTGACAAATGATTACATTTCTTGAGAAAACTTTCATGAACATTGTGAAACGTTGAAATTGAAATCCAGTTCTAAATACTCGAATCTGCTGCAATGCGGGCAACATTCGTTGAAGCGTTTCAAGGGAAAATATTGATGTGCCTCCCAAGGGTAACCTAATTACAGCAGGAAACCGAAATAATCTAAACATCTTTTCCTCATTTAGGTCATATCATCGCGTTGATGGCCAG encodes:
- the LOC131282523 gene encoding leucine-rich repeat and calponin homology domain-containing protein isoform X2; this translates as MAVAACLKASQSVAVGYAGQTQLGGGMNGIGGGVGGHLQSQLTRSLERILEDAHLSGELKLSGRKLKDFPKAAGKYNLSDTVIADLSRNRFCELPDDITCLAFLERLLVYHNTIRSVPETIRGLHSLTYLDLRNNQLSALPREICTLPLQVLLVSNNRLATLPDELGRMDKLTELDAACNQITHLPARMGDLRSLRSLNLRSNQLVYLPRDLTCLQLAFLDISSNKIATLPVELRQMSSLVDLELCNNPLTSPPASLCVRGLVHVFKYLETVAAREEKTKTGLDGHATLRRTALAGKNSGNSLLDTHQRNRRAHVDSGYCTSDGGFEGGQQVSLAAHNSAGGGLNDAIAEGAGGVVCWEEEFRKNAQQEQHQDRKQLSNNNSNDISPEGDLITPDGTKADDKARALSNYQTYREYKEALRQQRNLDSVYRSKDQPLTPDSGGSATDSPVSNVSPYTKSISSSSVYSSSSQSSPVSPHHAGSVQKMNQINANGTHTAGGANHSSPLLSPNRNGGQGSAHEEGASGGGGTPNKRPVQKVIPSRNISSTHQSQQPSPTHLNGNHHPSFSAGSSSVAGSNGTQGKIPLANGSGKTSSLAGAGSRAGSEEYAYVKPNSPCKTTSGILTHNNVPPSSIPKPTAPNGGGLTSPVQAGQKPLTATVGYVNNAKPGQKTNKTVSWNRDVPTEKLSFTMRREFDKQKEETELIEQLRQIIETRLKMSLPEDIAPALMDGVVLCHLANHVRPRSVGSIHVPSSAVPKLTMARCRRNVDYFLDACRRIGVDEELICSCQDIVPSTTAEPTLTSLEASGTRAADDEEEGRGGQGSSVALRPPNPLAMYRTIAALLSVSTTSTAVAAAPGIGPGLSAIGLLRRPRSPPPPPPPTIGPLVPVCAIPPAAATNTNSSTVPEKSFDCDLAAAQAQPGLLTSVAMHGSSQVSFTGQIVEDRRNVPVTLDLRKCDSSKPNGGRKRKFPSSRSNRRSQRTGGAAGDMQSNLNEIIEECEYDSDIGKFRCRTDDGELREYEDSETSLTSCDDDCPNGMENEAEEGCDAFTPTNAQPIVGGMFPDMGATVSSNDLDTPTTEQPLTGAKAVDGGNENFNITQTDEEEETNAGRQKVVTKRIEFFENAASGGRKILNSEISVSAKQQQSPEELATTEEYKGDEKKAGDTTGDPHCFHEVSEQRRESEHPMISTILCLGTFIFTVVYLYFYPLSS
- the LOC131282523 gene encoding leucine-rich repeat and calponin homology domain-containing protein isoform X1; this encodes MAVAACLKASQSVAVGYAGQTQLGGGMNGIGGGVGGHLQSQLTRSLERILEDAHLSGELKLSGRKLKDFPKAAGKYNLSDTVIADLSRNRFCELPDDITCLAFLERLLVYHNTIRSVPETIRGLHSLTYLDLRNNQLSALPREICTLPLQVLLVSNNRLATLPDELGRMDKLTELDAACNQITHLPARMGDLRSLRSLNLRSNQLVYLPRDLTCLQLAFLDISSNKIATLPVELRQMSSLVDLELCNNPLTSPPASLCVRGLVHVFKYLETVAAREEKTKTGLDGHATLRRTALAGKNSGNSLLDTHQRNRRAHVDSGYCTSDGGFEGKRWMHEEDAQHLPSTSSPKWSPIPLHSGFTTLPRGIGSNHNTASTLPSGGQQVSLAAHNSAGGGLNDAIAEGAGGVVCWEEEFRKNAQQEQHQDRKQLSNNNSNDISPEGDLITPDGTKADDKARALSNYQTYREYKEALRQQRNLDSVYRSKDQPLTPDSGGSATDSPVSNVSPYTKSISSSSVYSSSSQSSPVSPHHAGSVQKMNQINANGTHTAGGANHSSPLLSPNRNGGQGSAHEEGASGGGGTPNKRPVQKVIPSRNISSTHQSQQPSPTHLNGNHHPSFSAGSSSVAGSNGTQGKIPLANGSGKTSSLAGAGSRAGSEEYAYVKPNSPCKTTSGILTHNNVPPSSIPKPTAPNGGGLTSPVQAGQKPLTATVGYVNNAKPGQKTNKTVSWNRDVPTEKLSFTMRREFDKQKEETELIEQLRQIIETRLKMSLPEDIAPALMDGVVLCHLANHVRPRSVGSIHVPSSAVPKLTMARCRRNVDYFLDACRRIGVDEELICSCQDIVPSTTAEPTLTSLEASGTRAADDEEEGRGGQGSSVALRPPNPLAMYRTIAALLSVSTTSTAVAAAPGIGPGLSAIGLLRRPRSPPPPPPPTIGPLVPVCAIPPAAATNTNSSTVPEKSFDCDLAAAQAQPGLLTSVAMHGSSQVSFTGQIVEDRRNVPVTLDLRKCDSSKPNGGRKRKFPSSRSNRRSQRTGGAAGDMQSNLNEIIEECEYDSDIGKFRCRTDDGELREYEDSETSLTSCDDDCPNGMENEAEEGCDAFTPTNAQPIVGGMFPDMGATVSSNDLDTPTTEQPLTGAKAVDGGNENFNITQTDEEEETNAGRQKVVTKRIEFFENAASGGRKILNSEISVSAKQQQSPEELATTEEYKGDEKKAGDTTGDPHCFHEVSEQRRESEHPMISTILCLGTFIFTVVYLYFYPLSS